A genome region from Phycisphaeraceae bacterium includes the following:
- a CDS encoding phosphoglycerate kinase, which translates to MAKRTIDSVEVADQRVFVRADFNVPLDGREITDDRRIRLTLPTLESVLSRGGSIIAASHLGRPEGKGFEADSSIEPVRKKLEELLGSKARGGVKLVGKVPTDPEAAAAAAALKPGEVLLLENLRFEKGEKKGDPAFAAKLAGYGTIYCNDAFGASHRTDASMLALPMAMKPRHRVAGLLLARELIYLSETLANPARPFVAILGGAKVSDKLPALKNLIGRVESIIVGGAMAYTFLLAQGHSMGRSRVQSEMVDDAKAILALAAEKGTQIILPLDHVCAAELAPSAVTRTVCGDIPGDLMGLDIGPASEEAFASHLLKAKTIVWNGPMGVFETPPFNRGTNAIAKAVAEATRRGATTIAGGGDTAAAVEAAGVAEQLSHISTGGGASLEMLEGKHFESLDALEDA; encoded by the coding sequence GTGGCAAAGCGCACCATCGACAGCGTGGAAGTGGCGGACCAGCGAGTCTTCGTGCGGGCGGACTTCAATGTCCCCCTGGATGGTCGGGAAATCACGGACGATCGGCGCATTCGCCTGACGCTCCCGACCCTCGAGAGCGTTCTTTCCCGCGGCGGCAGCATCATCGCCGCGAGCCACCTCGGCCGACCCGAGGGCAAGGGCTTCGAGGCGGACTCCTCGATCGAGCCGGTCCGGAAGAAGCTCGAAGAACTCCTCGGATCGAAGGCTCGAGGCGGAGTGAAGCTCGTCGGCAAGGTCCCCACCGATCCCGAAGCGGCGGCGGCAGCGGCGGCACTGAAGCCGGGCGAGGTGCTCCTCCTTGAGAACCTCCGTTTCGAGAAGGGCGAGAAGAAGGGAGACCCCGCCTTCGCCGCCAAGCTCGCGGGCTACGGAACGATCTACTGCAACGATGCCTTCGGCGCCAGTCACCGCACCGACGCGAGCATGCTTGCGCTGCCGATGGCCATGAAGCCCCGTCATCGTGTCGCGGGACTTCTGCTCGCTCGTGAACTGATCTACCTCTCGGAGACCCTCGCCAACCCGGCGCGACCATTCGTCGCGATCCTCGGTGGCGCGAAGGTCTCCGACAAGCTGCCCGCGTTGAAGAACCTGATCGGGCGCGTGGAGTCGATCATCGTGGGAGGCGCGATGGCATACACCTTCCTCCTCGCGCAAGGGCACTCGATGGGTCGAAGCCGCGTCCAATCGGAGATGGTCGATGACGCGAAGGCCATTCTCGCCCTTGCCGCGGAGAAGGGCACCCAGATCATCCTGCCGCTTGACCATGTCTGTGCGGCGGAGCTTGCGCCGTCGGCGGTGACACGCACAGTCTGCGGTGACATTCCTGGAGACTTGATGGGCCTCGACATCGGTCCCGCGTCCGAGGAGGCGTTTGCCAGCCACCTGCTCAAGGCGAAGACCATCGTCTGGAACGGGCCAATGGGCGTCTTTGAAACACCACCGTTCAATCGCGGGACCAATGCCATCGCCAAGGCCGTTGCCGAAGCCACTCGGCGCGGTGCTACGACCATTGCCGGCGGCGGTGACACGGCGGCGGCCGTCGAGGCGGCGGGGGTGGCGGAGCAGTTGAGCCACATCTCGACCGGGG
- the miaA gene encoding tRNA (adenosine(37)-N6)-dimethylallyltransferase MiaA, with translation MVRFATGFLEGEYTRVSTPRRSSDAQEPFNGPTLLLAGPTAGGKTALALAIARRVRNIEIVSADSMQVYRGMDIGTAKPTPEERSVAPHHLIDCANPHEGEFTMAQWLRGAREAIDSAHARGAAVIVVGGTNLYVRALLEGVVQAPEVDPTLRQELESLPTAEARARLEAIDPEAAARIHSNDRRRTLRALELHRLTGKAPSVLRTQWSDTPRPLPEGLSLVGLEWPVDAINRRINERVRTMLKRGLVEEVRALLAKGPLTRQAIEAVGYREMAEHLAGRVTLEEATEETKIRSRRLGKQQRTWLRRFRLIPNTLWLDGEMGPEALVERVLGYWPLKGFTLTER, from the coding sequence ATGGTGCGCTTTGCCACGGGATTCCTCGAGGGGGAATATACGCGGGTGAGCACGCCGCGCCGATCGAGCGACGCCCAGGAACCCTTCAACGGCCCGACGCTCCTGCTCGCCGGCCCGACCGCAGGGGGAAAGACCGCACTCGCGCTCGCCATTGCGCGGCGCGTTCGCAACATCGAGATCGTCTCCGCCGACAGCATGCAGGTCTATCGGGGCATGGACATCGGAACGGCGAAGCCGACACCCGAGGAGCGCTCAGTTGCGCCGCACCATCTCATCGACTGCGCCAATCCACACGAGGGTGAGTTCACCATGGCGCAGTGGCTTCGCGGCGCTCGGGAGGCGATCGACTCGGCCCACGCGCGCGGCGCGGCGGTGATCGTGGTCGGCGGCACGAATCTCTATGTGCGGGCACTTCTTGAGGGCGTCGTCCAGGCACCTGAGGTCGATCCAACACTTCGACAGGAGCTCGAGTCGCTGCCGACGGCAGAGGCCCGGGCGCGCCTTGAAGCGATCGACCCGGAAGCGGCGGCGCGGATTCACTCGAACGACCGACGACGCACGCTGCGGGCGCTCGAACTGCATCGACTGACCGGAAAGGCGCCTTCGGTCCTTCGCACGCAGTGGAGCGACACTCCGCGTCCCCTGCCCGAGGGCCTCTCGCTCGTCGGGCTCGAGTGGCCGGTTGACGCGATCAACCGGCGCATCAATGAGCGCGTCCGGACCATGCTGAAGCGCGGGCTCGTCGAGGAAGTGCGGGCGCTCCTGGCCAAGGGCCCTCTCACGCGGCAGGCGATTGAGGCGGTCGGCTACCGGGAGATGGCCGAGCACCTTGCCGGTCGAGTCACGCTGGAAGAGGCGACTGAAGAGACGAAGATCCGCTCCCGTCGCTTGGGAAAGCAGCAACGCACCTGGCTTCGGCGCTTTCGGCTGATCCCGAACACCCTCTGGCTCGATGGAGAAATGGGACCCGAAGCTCTGGTGGAACGGGTCCTTGGTTATTGGCCGCTCAAAGGATTCACCTTGACGGAGCGATGA
- a CDS encoding topoisomerase DNA-binding C4 zinc finger domain-containing protein, whose product MAARKKTSSKAAKDPALRRGRADTAAGVAEAGDPPVASVRGRKLVIVESPAKAKTINKYLGGDFVVKASVGHIRDLPGKAPKGSKQPVPGVDLENDFEPEYQVLPEKQKIATELRKAAREASEIWFATDLDREGEAIAWHLAELLGVKAEQAKRVVFNAITKDEIRRAFEHPRQIDLDKVNAQQARRILDRIVGYQVSPLLWKKVARGTSAGRVQSVALRLIVEREREIRAFIPDERWQIDAEMTFGLDLASKLGPEWERFQSTPDARGRVPNRAARLKWLSEHKALECELVELNGEKFEIGATALESVGVATSDGSGLAPGAAAGREPLDLTAAVMKAAEATGLVDISVESKPDPEGKGPASIVRTVRGRIGPGVRYTVESIERKRTTSRPYPPFITSSLQIGASSVLGFHTDRTMALAQQLYQGVAIPGEGPVALITYMRTDSTHLSGEAIGMARDHIGRAFGTKYLPEKPNFFGSSNKAAQEAHEAIRPTDVTRTPASLRGKLSEEQWKLYDLIWRRFVACQMVNAEWDSTSVTLRRSDEGAPKPASKAPLFKASGRQLAFDGFYKAFGEPESADDPVLPAELKEGAALAPFSIEPIQKFTNPPPRFTEASLVKKLEEEGIGRPSTYASIINTIERQKYVEQVDRRFHATDRGMVVSDKLVQGFPDLMDVGYTREMEKQLDLIEEEHISWQKMLRDFYGPFREALDHADERMTHAKAELVPAIYACPKCGSRTAYRFGKNGRFLSCTAYPECDFASPIDRDGRPQLTQKIDLLCPVDGSPMVLRTGRFGDFLTSENPKTKFVLNLDKKKRTLKFPAPPPLVTDLKCTKCDAALNLREGKRGPWLGCSRFPKCRGREPWAKVDDATKKKLEASLAEAVRRFEPLKLTRLDGKTPVANGTPLDDLMLPGEQLELAVHPDAQRELRKAG is encoded by the coding sequence ATGGCTGCACGGAAGAAAACCTCGTCGAAAGCCGCGAAGGACCCAGCCTTGCGCCGGGGCCGTGCGGACACCGCGGCGGGAGTGGCCGAGGCGGGCGATCCGCCGGTGGCTTCCGTGCGAGGCCGCAAGCTCGTCATCGTCGAGAGCCCGGCCAAGGCGAAGACCATCAACAAGTATCTGGGCGGCGACTTCGTGGTGAAGGCGTCCGTGGGTCACATTCGAGACCTGCCGGGCAAGGCGCCCAAGGGATCGAAGCAGCCGGTCCCCGGTGTTGACCTCGAAAACGACTTCGAACCCGAGTACCAGGTCCTTCCCGAGAAGCAGAAGATTGCGACCGAACTCCGCAAGGCGGCGCGGGAAGCAAGTGAAATCTGGTTCGCGACCGACCTTGACCGCGAAGGCGAGGCGATCGCGTGGCACCTCGCCGAACTGCTCGGAGTCAAGGCGGAGCAGGCGAAGCGCGTGGTCTTCAATGCGATCACGAAGGATGAGATTCGCCGCGCGTTCGAACACCCAAGGCAGATCGACCTCGACAAGGTCAATGCTCAGCAGGCGCGGCGCATTCTCGATCGGATCGTGGGCTACCAGGTCTCGCCGCTCCTCTGGAAGAAGGTGGCGCGAGGCACAAGCGCCGGTCGCGTGCAGAGCGTGGCGCTGCGATTGATCGTCGAGCGCGAGCGGGAGATCCGCGCGTTCATTCCTGACGAGCGCTGGCAGATCGATGCGGAGATGACCTTTGGGCTCGACCTCGCCTCAAAGCTCGGGCCGGAGTGGGAGCGCTTCCAGTCCACGCCCGATGCGCGCGGACGAGTACCGAATCGCGCCGCGCGGCTCAAGTGGCTCTCCGAGCACAAGGCGCTCGAATGCGAACTGGTTGAGTTGAACGGCGAGAAGTTCGAGATCGGCGCAACCGCCCTCGAGTCGGTTGGGGTTGCTACGAGCGACGGATCGGGACTTGCGCCAGGTGCGGCCGCCGGCCGAGAGCCCCTCGACCTGACGGCTGCGGTCATGAAGGCCGCCGAGGCGACCGGGCTCGTCGACATCTCGGTCGAGTCGAAGCCCGACCCGGAGGGCAAGGGGCCCGCGTCAATCGTGCGGACGGTTCGCGGCCGGATCGGTCCGGGTGTGCGCTACACCGTCGAATCGATCGAGCGCAAGCGCACCACCAGTCGGCCCTACCCGCCGTTCATCACGAGCTCACTCCAGATCGGCGCGAGCTCCGTGCTCGGCTTCCACACCGACCGCACGATGGCGCTCGCGCAGCAGCTTTATCAGGGCGTCGCCATTCCCGGCGAGGGTCCTGTGGCGCTCATCACCTACATGCGCACCGATTCGACGCACCTCTCGGGTGAGGCGATCGGCATGGCGCGCGACCACATCGGCCGCGCGTTCGGCACCAAGTACCTGCCGGAGAAGCCCAACTTCTTCGGTTCGAGCAACAAGGCGGCGCAGGAAGCACACGAAGCCATCCGCCCCACCGATGTCACGCGCACGCCCGCGTCGCTGCGCGGCAAGCTCTCGGAGGAGCAGTGGAAGCTCTACGACCTCATCTGGCGGCGCTTCGTCGCCTGCCAGATGGTGAATGCCGAATGGGACTCAACGAGCGTCACCCTGCGCCGCAGCGATGAGGGTGCACCGAAGCCCGCGAGCAAGGCGCCGCTCTTCAAGGCGAGTGGCCGACAGCTTGCGTTCGATGGCTTCTACAAGGCCTTCGGCGAGCCCGAGTCCGCCGATGATCCGGTGCTTCCAGCCGAGCTCAAGGAAGGCGCCGCGCTCGCTCCCTTCTCGATCGAGCCGATCCAGAAGTTCACGAATCCGCCGCCGCGATTCACCGAGGCGAGCCTCGTCAAGAAGCTCGAGGAGGAAGGCATCGGCCGACCCTCGACCTACGCCTCGATCATCAACACGATCGAGCGCCAGAAGTATGTGGAGCAGGTCGATCGCCGCTTCCATGCCACCGATCGCGGCATGGTCGTCTCGGACAAGCTCGTCCAGGGCTTCCCCGACCTCATGGATGTCGGCTACACGCGCGAGATGGAGAAGCAGCTCGACCTGATCGAGGAGGAGCACATCTCGTGGCAGAAGATGCTGCGGGATTTCTACGGACCTTTCCGGGAGGCGCTCGATCACGCCGACGAGCGCATGACCCACGCCAAGGCGGAGCTCGTGCCCGCCATCTACGCCTGCCCCAAGTGCGGCAGCCGCACGGCGTATCGCTTCGGCAAGAACGGTCGCTTCCTCTCCTGCACCGCGTATCCCGAGTGCGACTTCGCCAGCCCGATCGACCGCGACGGGCGGCCCCAGCTCACGCAGAAGATCGATCTCCTCTGCCCCGTCGACGGCTCACCGATGGTGCTGCGCACCGGACGCTTCGGCGACTTCCTGACCAGCGAGAACCCGAAGACCAAGTTCGTCCTGAATCTGGACAAGAAGAAGCGCACGCTCAAGTTCCCGGCGCCGCCTCCGTTGGTCACGGACCTCAAGTGCACCAAGTGCGATGCGGCGTTGAACCTGCGGGAAGGCAAGCGCGGGCCGTGGCTCGGCTGTTCGCGCTTCCCCAAGTGTCGCGGGCGCGAGCCGTGGGCGAAGGTCGACGATGCGACGAAGAAGAAGCTCGAAGCCTCGCTCGCTGAAGCGGTCAGGCGCTTCGAACCGCTGAAGCTTACGCGGCTGGACGGCAAGACTCCGGTGGCCAACGGCACGCCGCTTGACGACCTCATGCTTCCCGGCGAGCAGCTTGAGCTGGCGGTTCATCCCGACGCGCAGCGCGAACTCCGCAAGGCGGGGTGA
- a CDS encoding MFS transporter produces the protein MRLSAMMFLQYAIWGAWLPILYPFLLGHRGFTLEQTGLCLSAGALGAIFGPFIAGQLADRNFSTEKLLAASHFVGAILVLSLAYVETFNVFLLLSALYGFVYAPTLALTNSLAFAHLKNRDRDFGPVRLWGTIGWIAAGILVGQVLLRWHTPAAPAGGFESPEARAAFEASVASAQNAGRAIAFQLSAVLGFVMSLYCLTLPHTPPARKAKEKLAFAEAFREIRLQPLITLFLISIPVSMIHQFYFIFTSDFVGKVQNAANSLGADRFAAAVNQILGVGGGGLMTIGQMTEIAVLALMPLVAPKVARKWLLAVGLCAYAARMAIFAYAPELGPVIFGVALHGLCFGCFIFIAFMVVDENTTADVRATAQNLYNLVFIGIGIIVGSYFATAVVGNYAMDPVLDAAGRAVLNADGSPARVMNYTRLFTVPMWIALGCLVLLLAFYPSRSRGAAGAAAAERR, from the coding sequence ATGCGCCTGAGCGCCATGATGTTCCTCCAGTACGCCATCTGGGGGGCGTGGCTTCCGATCCTTTATCCCTTCCTGCTCGGGCACAGAGGGTTCACGCTGGAACAGACGGGGCTCTGCCTCTCGGCCGGTGCGCTCGGCGCCATCTTCGGGCCGTTCATCGCGGGCCAGCTCGCCGATCGCAACTTCTCCACGGAGAAGCTGCTCGCGGCGAGTCACTTCGTGGGCGCGATACTCGTCCTCTCACTGGCCTATGTTGAGACCTTCAATGTCTTCCTGCTGCTGAGCGCGCTCTACGGATTCGTCTACGCGCCGACCTTGGCGCTGACGAACTCGCTCGCGTTCGCGCACCTGAAGAACCGTGATCGCGACTTCGGTCCCGTGCGACTCTGGGGAACGATCGGCTGGATCGCGGCGGGCATTCTGGTGGGACAGGTGCTCCTGCGCTGGCACACGCCTGCGGCTCCGGCCGGCGGCTTCGAGTCACCCGAGGCGCGGGCGGCCTTCGAGGCGAGCGTGGCATCTGCCCAGAACGCAGGTCGTGCCATCGCCTTCCAGTTGAGCGCGGTGCTCGGTTTCGTGATGTCGCTCTATTGCCTGACGCTACCGCATACGCCGCCCGCACGGAAGGCGAAGGAGAAGCTCGCCTTTGCCGAGGCGTTCCGTGAGATCCGCCTTCAGCCATTGATCACGCTCTTCCTCATCTCGATCCCGGTGAGCATGATCCACCAGTTCTATTTCATCTTCACCAGCGACTTCGTCGGCAAGGTCCAGAATGCGGCGAACAGCCTCGGGGCCGATCGCTTTGCCGCAGCCGTCAATCAGATTCTCGGCGTCGGCGGCGGTGGATTGATGACCATCGGGCAGATGACGGAGATCGCGGTGCTCGCGCTCATGCCGCTCGTCGCACCGAAGGTGGCGAGGAAATGGCTGCTGGCGGTGGGCCTCTGCGCGTATGCGGCGCGCATGGCCATCTTCGCCTACGCGCCCGAGCTTGGGCCGGTGATCTTCGGCGTGGCGCTGCATGGCCTCTGCTTCGGCTGCTTCATCTTCATTGCGTTCATGGTGGTCGATGAGAACACCACCGCCGATGTGCGAGCGACCGCGCAGAATCTCTACAACCTCGTCTTCATCGGGATCGGCATCATCGTGGGCAGCTACTTCGCCACGGCGGTCGTGGGCAACTACGCCATGGATCCCGTGCTCGACGCCGCGGGCCGGGCGGTGCTGAACGCTGATGGAAGCCCGGCGCGCGTGATGAACTACACGCGTCTCTTCACCGTGCCGATGTGGATCGCGCTCGGCTGCCTGGTGCTGCTGCTGGCCTTCTATCCATCAAGGAGCAGGGGAGCGGCTGGCGCCGCCGCAGCCGAGCGTCGGTGA
- the ispG gene encoding flavodoxin-dependent (E)-4-hydroxy-3-methylbut-2-enyl-diphosphate synthase, with amino-acid sequence MQPRRITRQVSVGDSRVGIVKIGGDAPIAVQTMTAGYTHEIDACVAEIERYREAGADIVRVAVPERKDTDALREIIKQVRIPIVADVHFHYQRALEAVEVGVHKIRLNPGNISDREQVNKVIDACKERGIPIRIGVNEGSIIERKDKQRRAAELGMYFQGHKSGHLLALMIAKLEEYLEIFDARNFHDIVISAKSMDATLVIDAYTEISKRFDYPLHLGVTHAGPKSTGAIRSVVALGSLIANGIGDTVRISYASDHIDEVKDALELLYCLDKRTRRGVDLIACPTCGRIQVDLFTLVKEVERTLEREITLPIKVAVMGCVVNGPGEAEGADVAVFAGDRRGIIYVQGQRVANVPEEEILPKLLEECRKFQDRVNRGEAKLGEKVVEIVPPDPIGELGSGIDKIKAGLVEKVTVSGR; translated from the coding sequence ATGCAACCACGACGCATCACGCGCCAGGTCTCGGTCGGCGACTCCCGGGTCGGCATCGTGAAGATCGGAGGCGACGCCCCCATCGCCGTCCAGACGATGACCGCCGGCTACACGCACGAGATCGACGCCTGTGTCGCGGAGATCGAGCGCTATCGCGAGGCCGGCGCCGACATCGTCCGGGTGGCCGTCCCCGAGCGAAAGGACACCGACGCCCTGCGGGAGATCATCAAGCAGGTCCGCATCCCCATCGTGGCCGATGTCCACTTCCACTACCAGCGAGCCCTTGAAGCGGTCGAGGTGGGCGTTCACAAGATCCGCCTGAACCCCGGCAACATCAGCGACCGCGAGCAGGTCAACAAGGTGATCGACGCCTGCAAGGAGCGCGGCATCCCCATCCGGATCGGCGTCAACGAAGGCTCGATCATCGAGCGCAAGGACAAGCAGCGCCGCGCCGCGGAGCTCGGCATGTACTTCCAGGGGCACAAGTCGGGCCACCTGCTGGCGCTCATGATCGCGAAGCTCGAGGAGTACTTGGAGATCTTCGACGCTCGCAACTTCCATGACATCGTGATCAGCGCCAAGTCGATGGACGCGACGCTCGTGATCGACGCGTACACTGAGATTTCCAAGCGATTCGACTACCCCCTGCACCTCGGCGTCACCCACGCCGGACCGAAGTCGACCGGCGCGATCCGTTCGGTGGTCGCGCTCGGCTCGCTCATCGCCAACGGCATCGGCGACACGGTGCGCATTTCCTATGCAAGCGACCACATCGACGAGGTGAAGGATGCGCTCGAGCTCCTCTACTGCCTCGACAAGCGCACGCGCCGCGGCGTCGACCTCATTGCATGCCCCACCTGCGGCCGCATCCAGGTCGACCTCTTCACACTGGTCAAGGAAGTGGAGCGGACCCTCGAGCGCGAGATCACGCTTCCGATCAAGGTGGCGGTCATGGGCTGCGTGGTGAACGGTCCCGGCGAGGCCGAGGGTGCCGATGTCGCCGTCTTTGCAGGCGACCGTCGCGGCATCATCTATGTGCAGGGCCAGCGGGTCGCGAATGTTCCCGAGGAGGAGATCCTCCCCAAGCTCCTTGAAGAGTGCCGCAAGTTCCAGGATCGAGTGAACCGAGGCGAGGCGAAACTGGGCGAGAAGGTCGTCGAGATCGTGCCACCGGACCCGATCGGCGAGCTGGGATCAGGCATCGACAAGATCAAGGCGGGGCTCGTCGAGAAGGTCACCGTCAGCGGGCGTTGA
- a CDS encoding prepilin-type N-terminal cleavage/methylation domain-containing protein, which produces MRTFKNRHPGQASGFTLVEMLVAIAIITILIGLLLTGLRAARGSARETQQLANARQLFLGWSTYSTQYDGNCLPGFLDTGVQNSWKVRYRLPGGQQVNPELSQTYVWRLAGFLDFNTELFLGYLSRSGELLAEGRFDDGSLPFALPPSLVNAATLPGAAAALQPEFGYNAYYLGGWWETVSNAPTMRFVDARNPSTNARIVPVARTIAAIARPDQMITFCASVFSDPGVIKDVPDTEPGAAWVTPPFLAQTPVWTIGPGGDTTSVTVLSPGAVPLRRYNSVVYATADGSQRKASYKELWDMSLWTNRADLSDPDRLQPVHTEN; this is translated from the coding sequence ATGCGGACATTCAAGAACCGACACCCCGGGCAGGCGTCCGGCTTCACGCTGGTTGAGATGCTGGTGGCCATCGCCATCATCACGATTCTCATCGGCCTCCTGCTCACGGGACTTCGCGCCGCACGAGGCAGTGCAAGGGAAACCCAGCAGTTGGCCAACGCTCGTCAGCTCTTTCTCGGGTGGAGCACATACTCGACGCAGTACGACGGCAACTGCCTGCCGGGCTTTCTCGATACCGGGGTGCAGAACTCGTGGAAGGTGCGATACCGGTTGCCGGGTGGTCAGCAGGTCAATCCCGAACTCTCGCAGACCTATGTCTGGCGCCTTGCCGGCTTCCTCGACTTCAACACCGAACTGTTCCTCGGATACCTGAGTCGTTCGGGCGAACTGCTCGCCGAAGGTCGTTTCGACGATGGCTCTCTGCCCTTTGCGCTGCCACCGTCGCTCGTCAATGCGGCGACGCTTCCCGGCGCGGCCGCGGCTCTGCAACCTGAGTTCGGCTACAACGCCTACTACCTCGGTGGATGGTGGGAAACGGTGAGCAATGCACCGACGATGCGCTTCGTGGACGCGAGAAATCCCTCGACGAACGCACGCATCGTGCCGGTGGCTCGCACCATCGCGGCCATCGCCCGCCCAGACCAGATGATCACCTTCTGCGCCAGCGTCTTCTCCGATCCGGGAGTCATCAAGGATGTGCCCGACACCGAGCCCGGCGCCGCCTGGGTAACGCCGCCGTTCCTTGCGCAGACGCCCGTCTGGACCATCGGACCAGGCGGTGACACAACCTCCGTGACCGTGCTCTCACCCGGCGCCGTGCCGCTGAGGCGCTACAACTCGGTGGTCTACGCGACCGCCGACGGCAGCCAGCGCAAGGCGAGCTACAAGGAGCTCTGGGACATGTCGCTCTGGACCAACCGCGCCGACCTGAGCGACCCGGATCGCCTCCAGCCCGTGCACACTGAGAATTGA
- a CDS encoding paraquat-inducible protein A: MTDPATRRGETVDACPRCGLVHRIPPHGAGRTPFCARCGAAITHRRGSLERTAALALAALAMYLPANLLPILSIERFGVRQDATVWESVVQLYERGSVGVATVVFIASMVIPLAKLIGMFWLCVAATHPRGRRERARLHRVLDFLGPWAMIDVFLAAVMIALVKFGDLAVVLPGPGLIAYTALVVLSLLAAASFDPRLIWQNAPVVEAQP; the protein is encoded by the coding sequence TTGACTGATCCCGCCACGCGGCGCGGAGAAACTGTGGATGCCTGTCCGCGTTGCGGGCTCGTTCATCGCATTCCGCCCCATGGCGCCGGACGGACACCCTTCTGCGCCCGCTGCGGCGCAGCCATCACCCATCGCCGGGGAAGCCTTGAACGCACCGCGGCGTTGGCGCTCGCCGCGCTGGCGATGTACCTCCCCGCGAATCTCCTTCCGATCCTCTCGATTGAACGCTTCGGAGTCCGGCAGGATGCCACGGTCTGGGAGAGCGTCGTGCAGCTTTATGAGCGCGGAAGTGTCGGCGTGGCCACGGTGGTCTTCATCGCGAGCATGGTCATTCCACTGGCGAAGCTCATCGGCATGTTCTGGCTCTGCGTCGCGGCGACTCACCCGCGCGGGCGCCGCGAGCGGGCCCGACTCCATCGCGTGCTCGACTTCCTTGGCCCATGGGCCATGATCGATGTCTTCCTCGCCGCAGTCATGATCGCGCTCGTCAAGTTCGGTGACCTGGCCGTGGTCCTGCCCGGTCCCGGTCTCATCGCCTACACCGCACTGGTGGTGCTCTCCCTTCTTGCGGCGGCCAGCTTCGATCCGCGTCTGATCTGGCAGAATGCCCCTGTGGTCGAGGCGCAACCATGA
- a CDS encoding MCE family protein yields the protein MSDEVHATRASSETAPDAPRPITPPSRPPDALPVAELRPAGGLSPVWIIPLLALLIAAALVLRDWLSQGPRFEVVVASADGLEAGRTPVKSGGVVIGRVVEVTLLPDGLRPMAVIEIQPWARTLLHADARFWIERPEISLQGIRGLGTLASGPFIVCQPGQKGAAPRRFEALARPPVADEPGLIVQLRAPRLKALRRGSPILFRDMPIGQVVDLQLSTDARSAIVTARIEPRFATLVRERSRFWNASGFSLDLGITGLSTQVESVESVLVGGIGFATPDPPGAQAESGAIFDLADKVDPRWLNWAPAIPLP from the coding sequence ATGAGCGACGAAGTGCACGCCACTCGAGCGTCCAGCGAAACCGCTCCGGATGCGCCCCGCCCGATCACGCCACCCTCGCGCCCACCCGACGCATTGCCCGTCGCCGAGCTTCGACCGGCGGGTGGCCTCTCGCCGGTCTGGATCATTCCACTGCTGGCCCTTCTGATTGCAGCCGCGCTCGTCCTTCGCGACTGGCTTTCTCAGGGCCCGCGATTCGAAGTGGTGGTAGCCAGCGCCGATGGTCTCGAAGCGGGCCGCACGCCAGTCAAGAGCGGCGGTGTCGTCATCGGCCGCGTGGTGGAGGTGACGCTGCTGCCGGACGGCCTGCGCCCGATGGCGGTCATCGAGATTCAGCCGTGGGCACGCACCCTGCTGCACGCCGACGCCCGCTTCTGGATCGAGCGGCCCGAAATCTCGCTCCAGGGAATTCGCGGTCTCGGCACGCTCGCCAGCGGTCCCTTTATCGTCTGCCAGCCGGGTCAGAAGGGGGCGGCTCCGCGCCGCTTCGAGGCGCTCGCGCGGCCCCCCGTCGCCGATGAACCAGGCTTGATTGTGCAGCTCCGTGCCCCGCGCCTGAAGGCGCTGCGCCGAGGCTCTCCGATCCTCTTCCGCGACATGCCGATCGGTCAGGTGGTCGACCTCCAGCTCTCGACCGATGCGCGAAGCGCGATCGTCACGGCCCGAATCGAACCGCGCTTCGCGACGCTCGTCCGCGAGCGCTCGCGCTTCTGGAATGCATCGGGCTTCTCGCTCGACCTCGGCATCACGGGCCTCTCCACGCAGGTCGAGAGCGTCGAGAGCGTGCTCGTTGGAGGCATCGGCTTTGCGACTCCCGATCCTCCCGGCGCGCAGGCCGAGTCCGGCGCCATCTTCGATCTCGCCGACAAGGTCGATCCTCGCTGGCTGAACTGGGCCCCGGCGATTCCGCTGCCATAA